TGCCGCACACGTTCACCGGGACGTGCACCGGCACCTGGATCAGGTTGCCGGACAGCACGCCGGGCGAACCGGCGGCGACACCCTCGGCGCCCGCGCTCGCGCTCGCGGAGCCGGCGGTGAGCAGGACGGCGCCGACGACGGCACCGGCGACGGCGAGCGGCTTGCGGACAGAGATCACGACGACTCCCACGGAAGGAAAGGACGGAAGGACTGCCGACCGGGCCCGGCCGACATCCTGCGTTCGCCCGCCGGCCGGGGCCGGGTTGCCCACAGGGCGCCGATCCACCCGATCGGACGATGCCGCGGCGGCCCGAGTGCGGTCCGGGCCGGTGGGAGTGCCTCCCCATCGACCGGGCAGACGGGCGGGGCAGGAATTCGAGGTTCCACCGAGGAAGGGTGGGTGCAATGGCGTCCTACGTCCACGATCTGGCCCCGGGCCGCACGGGCGGCCGGGTGCTGCGGGTGGCGGGCCGGGCGGGGTTCACGGCCCGCGGGGTGGTCTACGTGCTGGTCGGGGTCCTGGCCCTGCGCATCGCGTTCGGTGACGGCGGCGAGGAGGCCGACCGCCAGGGCGCACTGCACCGGATCGCCGCGCAGCCGTACGGTT
The Kitasatospora paranensis genome window above contains:
- a CDS encoding chaplin, which translates into the protein MSVRKPLAVAGAVVGAVLLTAGSASASAGAEGVAAGSPGVLSGNLIQVPVHVPVNVCGNTVGVVGLLNPAFGNACANLG